The Vicia villosa cultivar HV-30 ecotype Madison, WI linkage group LG1, Vvil1.0, whole genome shotgun sequence genome includes a region encoding these proteins:
- the LOC131643886 gene encoding BSD domain-containing protein C22A12.14c-like, protein MNFFKSVFSDDPDPPQSEPNNANPNSDPDSGSGAGDAWNFGGLIKTLTTKSESIIETYRRDLQEFSTGLKSEIEVAHDSVGEIGSTVIKSTAQIISQGKEAILAVNLDSDSDNGTATASRDSSRLDTKRYSRFDAQVGAMQGDVSTYTEVPEDLNEFNEWKLGFELDGKSDEMESLFRENDAMESVYKKVVPNDIDHETFWYRYYYKVYRLKKAEDVRARLVRRISKEEEFLSWDVEDDDEEEEEEEEENEGKVKPENVINKEIGGENLVKSVDADLKIAAFGSGAGSSDEKRLSVEEVQHSGSKVEKIDNSMQSNEHGNETGKSVEESPVVEKAEVVREMGGGSEEKNVDGDVDKASKLEVGDAANKNSFTAASNEKVILDEKVVMLETKSSDVKSLGKNKESSSVVESQPMENEEEEDLGWDDIEDLSSIDDKKGAQSESQSGSTSKVDLLKCVSTAEEDEDLSWDIEEDDEPVKP, encoded by the coding sequence ATGAATTTCTTCAAATCCGTTTTCTCTGACGATCCAGATCCTCCTCAGTCCGAACCCAACAATGCAAACCCCAATTCCGATCCCGATTCCGGTTCCGGCGCCGGCGACGCTTGGAACTTCGGTGGACTCATCAAAACCCTCACAACCAAATCCGAATCCATAATCGAGACTTACCGTCGCGATCTACAAGAATTCAGCACCGGCTTGAAGAGCGAGATCGAAGTTGCACATGATTCGGTTGGCGAGATCGGTAGCACCGTCATTAAATCAACGGCTCAGATCATATCTCAAGGTAAGGAAGCCATCCTCGCCGTTAACCTCGATTCAGATTCCGATAATGGCACCGCCACAGCGAGTCGCGATTCGAGCCGATTGGATACGAAGCGATATAGTAGGTTTGATGCTCAGGTTGGTGCTATGCAAGGGGACGTTAGCACTTACACTGAGGTTCCTGAGGATTTGAATGAATTCAATGAGTGGAAATTAGGGTTTGAATTGGATGGGAAAAGTGATGAAATGGAGAGTCTTTTTAGGGAGAATGATGCAATGGAGAGTGTTTATAAGAAGGTTGTTCCAAATGATATTGATCATGAAACTTTCTGGTATAGGTATTATTATAAGGTTTATAGACTCAAGAAAGCTGAAGATGTTAGGGCTAGGCTTGTTAGGAGAATATCCAAGGAAGAAGAGTTTTTGAGTTGGgatgttgaagatgatgatgaagaggaggaggaggaggaggaggagaatGAAGGTAAAGTTAAACCCGAGAATGTGATCAATAAGGAAATTGGTGGTGAAAATTTGGTGAAAAGTGTAGATGCTGATTTGAAAATTGCTGCCTTTGGCTCGGGTGCTGGTTCTAGTGATGAGAAGAGATTGAGTGTGGAAGAGGTGCAGCATTCAGGGTCTAAAGTAGAAAAGATAGACAATTCAATGCAAAGCAATGAACATGGTAATGAGACGGGTAAGTCTGTTGAAGAATCACCTGTTGTTGAAAAAGCTGAAGTTGTTCGTGAGATGGGTGGTGGAAGTGAAGAAAAGAATGTGGATGGTGATGTTGATAAAGCATCGAAGTTGGAAGTGGGCGATGCTGCTAACAAGAATAGTTTTACGGCTGCGTCCAATGAGAAAGTGATACTTGATGAGAAAGTGGTAATGCTGGAAACGAAGTCTTCTGATGTAAAATCTCTAGGTAAGAATAAAGAGTCATCATCAGTGGTTGAAAGTCAGCCCATGgaaaatgaggaggaagaggatcTTGGGTGGGATGATATAGAGGATCTTAGCAGTATTGATGATAAGAAAGGAGCTCAATCTGAGAGTCAGAGTGGTAGCACCAGCAAGGTTGATTTGCTGAAGTGCGTTAGTACTGCAGAGGAAGATGAAGACTTGAGTTGGGACATTGAAGAAGACGATGAGCCTGTTAAGCCTTGA
- the LOC131643887 gene encoding probable galacturonosyltransferase-like 4 has protein sequence MAFGNSPLHGLLSILFLFFSSSLHHVATAITVTTTSIHLDVIRKPAPNVPIFREAPAFRNGDTCNKESIHISMTLDSNYLRGTMAAVLSILQHSTCPENVEFHFLWARFEPQVFLSIRSTFPYLKFKIYRFESNRVRGKISKSIRQALDQPLNYARIYLSDILPLYVKRVIYLDSDIVVVDDIAKLWEVDLQGKVLAAPEYCHANFTDYFTDLFWNDVELRRTFEGRKPCYFNTGVMVMDVEKWREGGYTQKVEHWMSVQKRKRIYHLGSLPPFLLVLAGDLKSVDHRWNQHGLGGDNLEGKCRSLHPGPISLLHWSGKGKPWLRLDSRRPCSVDHLWAPYDLYRPNTHSLEE, from the coding sequence ATGGCCTTTGGAAATTCACCACTCCATGGCCTCCTGTCtatcctctttctcttcttctcctcctctctccATCATGTTGCCACTGCAATCACCGTCACAACAACTTCTATCCACCTCGATGTCATTCGAAAGCCTGCCCCTAATGTCCCTATATTTAGAGAAGCCCCTGCTTTTCGCAACGGAGACACATGCAACAAAGAAAGCATCCATATTTCCATGACATTGGACTCAAATTATCTCAGAGGAACCATGGCTGCTGTCCTTTCCATTTTGCAACATTCAACATGTCCTGAAAATGTTGAGTTTCATTTCCTTTGGGCAAGGTTTGAGCCTCAAGTTTTCCTAAGCATAAGATCAACCTTCCCGTACCTCAAATTCAAGATTTATCGCTTTGAATCCAATAGGGTACGCGGTAAAATCTCGAAATCGATACGTCAAGCATTGGATCAGCCTCTTAACTATGCAAGAATATACCTTTCTGACATTCTCCCTCTTTATGTCAAGCGAGTTATATACCTTGATTCTGATATTGTTGTTGTGGACGACATTGCAAAGCTATGGGAGGTTGACTTGCAGGGCAAGGTATTGGCTGCACCAGAATATTGCCatgcaaatttcacagattattTTACAGATTTATTTTGGAACGATGTTGAGCTACGTCGTACTTTCGAAGGTCGGAAACCGTGTTATTTTAACACGGGGGTGATGGTTATGGATGTAGAGAAATGGAGAGAAGGAGGCTATACACAAAAGGTGGAACATTGGATGTCAGTGCAGAAACGAAAGAGGATATATCATTTAGGATCTTTGCCACCTTTTCTTTTGGTTTTGGCAGGGGATTTGAAGAGTGTGGATCATAGATGGAATCAACATGGACTTGGAGGTGATAACCTTGAAGGAAAATGTAGAAGTTTGCATCCTGGTCCAATTAGTTTGCTTCATTGGAGTGGTAAAGGAAAGCCATGGTTGAGATTGGATTCAAGGAGACCTTGTTCTGTTGATCATCTATGGGCTCCTTATGATCTCTATCGTCCAAATACCCATTCTTTGGAagaatga
- the LOC131643888 gene encoding auxin-binding protein T85 → MVERFLITTLFLSLISSSSTVFASSPPCSSTSITGLPLVRNISEIPQDNYGRPGLSHVTVAGSILHGMNEVEVWLQTFSPGTHTPIHRHSCEEVFIVLKGSGTLYIASNSHMKYPGNPEEHFIFPNSTFHIPVNDAHQLWNTNEHEDLQVLVIISRPPVKVFIYDDWSMPHNAAKLKFPYYWDEQCSQEPLKDEL, encoded by the exons ATGGTAGAACGTTTTTTAATCACTACTCTCTTCCTTAGCCTCATCTCATCTTCTTCAACCGTTTTCGCTTCTTCTCCACCATGCTCCTCCACCAGTATCACTG GGTTACCGCTGGTGAGAAATATCAGCGAGATTCCTCAGGATAACTACGGTAGACCAGGCCTCTCTCACGTAACTGTTGCAGGTTCAATCTTGCACGGAATGAATGAG GTTGAAGTATGGCTTCAAACCTTTTCACCAGGAACACACACCCCAATTCATAGGCATTCTTGTGAAGAAGTTTTTATTGTTCTCAAAGGCAGTGGCACTCTTTATATTGCATCAAATTCACATATGAAATACCCCGGGAATCCAGAGGAGCACTTTATCTTTCCAAATAGCACATTTCATATTCCTGTTAATGATGCTCATCAG CTTTGGAACACCAATGAGCATGAGGATTTACAAGTTCTAGTTATAATATCTCGTCCACCAGTTAAAGT GTTTATCTATGATGACTGGTCCATGCCCCACAATGCTGCGAAATTGAAATTCCCCTACTATTGGGATGAGCAGTGTTCTCAAGAACCTTTGAAAGACGAACTATGA